A genomic segment from Oncorhynchus clarkii lewisi isolate Uvic-CL-2024 chromosome 12, UVic_Ocla_1.0, whole genome shotgun sequence encodes:
- the LOC139421607 gene encoding NLR family CARD domain-containing protein 3-like yields the protein MSLSGEKEERGGPPSSICKKTEEEVTASRMSPSGSEGALSPKRSFPTEQDTDSELKRIKTDRPVSPAPSCVSMKSDKSLGLNILFRDGELSTGQSSISEENDQSMDHQPRVPTDDKVYITISTKTEIQEKMKSYLKNRAYSLFEGFEDQAKTTTLNNINTELYITQAGSGEINYEHEVRQIETACRFPVEQETSIQLNDIFKPLPGQDKLIRTVLTRGVAGIGKTVSVLKFMLDWAEGKANQDIQIIFPLPFRDLNLMRDKNLSLIELLHHSFKETKESEISENKNIVFVFDGLDECRLPLDFQNNKICCDVTESTSVDVLLTNLIKGNLLPSAHIWITTRPAATNQIPPECVHQVTEVRGFNDLQKEEYFRKRISEEDLASRIISHIKTSRSLHIMCHIPVFCWISATVLERLLVEAESQEIPKNLTQMYAHLMIFHSKLRSQKYPVEHGNDSHWDKEMIQALGKLAFQQLEKGHLIFYEEDLRECGIYIKDASVYSGVCTQIFREESGLNQMKVYCFVHLSIQGFMAALYVFLMFTNDNNNLMAKEKSLRKNKLYHDAVDKALQFENGHLDLFLRFLLGLSLQSNQHLLQGLLTQTGSRSQSNKKTVKYIKEKIRKNLPLERCINLFHCLNELNDHSLVEEIQSYLRSGSLSKSKLSSGQWSALVFMLLTSEKLGVFDLKKYIRSDAALLKLLPVVRSSRTVLLNECKLTKKSFEALASVLKSNSCCLRVLDMSGNKLQDSGVKLLSAGLEDPHCKLETLKLAGCSITGKGCASLASALRSNPSHLKELDLSGNTPGDSGVKLLSSVQEDPLYTLERLRLND from the exons atgagtctctctggggagaaagaagagaggggaggccCTCCTTCTAGTATCTGTAAAAAGACTGAAGAAGAAGTCACTGCTTCTAGAATGAGTCCCTCAGGGAGTGAGGGAGCGTTGTCCCCTAAAAGGAGTTTTCCTACAGAACAGGACACTGATAGTGAACTTAAGAG GATCAAGACAGACCGACCAGTTTCACCTGCACCAAGCTGTGTCTCAATGAAGAGTGACAAGTCATTGGGACTAAATATTCTCTTCAGGGATGGAGAATTATCCACTGGGCAAAG CAGTATCTCTGAGGAGAATGACCAGTCAATGGATCACCAACCCAGAGTCCCTACTGATGACAAAGT GTACATAACCATATCCACTAAGACAGAAATCCAGGAGAAAATGAAATCCTACTTGAAGAATAGGGCATATTCTTTATTTGAAGGCTTTGAGGATCAAGCCAAAACGACAACTCTTAACAACATCaacacagagctctacatcacacAAGCTGGAAGTGGAGAGATTAATTATGAACATGAGGTAAGACAGATTGAGACAGCATGCAGGTTTCCAGTAGAACAAGAGACATCAATCCAACTCAATGACATCTTCAAACCCTTACCTGGACAAGACAAGCTTATCAGAACAGTGCTGACAAGGGGAGTtgctggcattggaaaaacagtgTCTGTGCTGAAGTTCATGttggactgggctgaaggaaaagcaaatcaAGACATCCAGATCATCTTCCCACTTCCTTTTCGGGATCTGAACTTGATGAGAGATAAAAATCTAAGTCTGATAGAACTACTTCATCACTCCTTTAAAGAAACAAAAGAATCAGAAATCTCAGAAAACAAAAATATTGTGTTTGtttttgatggtctggatgaatGTCGCCTTCCTCTGGACTTCCAGAATAATAAgatctgctgtgatgtcacagagtcaACTTCAGTGGATGTGTTGCTGACAAACCTCATTAAAGGgaatctgcttccctctgctcacATTTGGATAACCACCCGACCTGCAGCAACCAATCAGATCCCTCCTGAGTGTGTTCaccaggtgacagaggtacgagggttcaatgaccTACAGAAGGAGGAATACTTCAGGAAGAGAATCTCTGAGGaggacctggccagcagaatcatctcacacataaagacgtcaaggagcctccacatcatgtgccacattccCGTCTTCTGTTGGATTTCAGCCACTGTCCTAGAGAGACTATTGGTTGAAGCAGAGAGTCAAGAGATCCCCAAGAATCTGACTCAAATGTACGCTCACCTCATGATCTTCCATTCAAAACTGAGGAGTCAGAAATATCCTGTAGAGCATGGCAACGATTCTCACTGGGATAAAGAGATGATTCAGGCACTGGGAAAGCTGGCTTTTCAACAGCTAGAAAAAGGCCATCTGATATTCTACGAGGAAGACCTGAGGGAGTGTGGCATTTACATCAAGGATGCATCTGTGTATTCTGGAGTGTGCACTCAGATCTTCAGAGAAGAGTCTGGGCTTAACCAGATGAAGGTGTACTGCTTTGTACATCTGAGTATCCAGGGGTTTATGGCTGCACTATATGTGTTCCTCATGTTCACTAACGACAACAACAATCTGATGGCTAAAGAGAAATCCCTCCGCAAAAACAAACTATACCACGATGCAGTGGACAAGGCCTTGCAGTTTGAAAATGGCCACctggaccttttcctccgcttccttctaGGCCTTTCACTGCAGTCCAATCAGCATCTCCTACAAGGCCTACTGACACAGACAGGAAGCAGATCACAGAGCAACAAGAAAACAGTCAAGTACATCAAGGAGAAGATCAGGAAGAACCTCCCCCTGGAGAGGTGtatcaatctgttccactgtctgaatgaactgaatgatcattctctagtggaggagatccaaagcTACCTGAGATCAGGAAGTCTCTCAAAATCTAAACTCTCATCTGGacagtggtcagctctggtcttCATGTTGCTGACCTCTGAGAAGCTGGGtgtgtttgacctgaagaaatacATCAGATCAGATGCGGCTCTTCTCAAACTTCTCCCAGTTGTCAGATCCTCTAGAACAGTCCT GCTGAACGAATGTAAACTCACCAAGAAAAGCTTTGAGGCACTGGCTTCTGTTCTCAAATCCAATTCATGCTGTCTGAGAGTGCTGGACATGAGTGGCAATAAACtccaggattcaggagtgaagctgctctctgctggactggaggatccacactgtaaactggagacatTGAA GCTGGCAGGCTGCAGCATCACAGGgaaaggctgtgcttctcttgcttcagctctgaggtcaaacccctcccACCTGAAGGAGCTGGACCTGAGTGGAAATACTCCAGGAGACTCTGGAGTAAAGCTGCTCTCTTCTGTACAAGAGGATCCCCTCTATACACTGGAGAGACTGCG GTTAAATGATTGA